A single window of Dendropsophus ebraccatus isolate aDenEbr1 chromosome 5, aDenEbr1.pat, whole genome shotgun sequence DNA harbors:
- the DIS3 gene encoding exosome complex exonuclease RRP44 → MLKSKTFVKKTRSGGILKVVREHYLRDDITCGCHGCAECQQESPVLQMEPVLQSALCDAPHYTLLDTNVLLQQIDILEDPVIQNVIILQTVLQEVRNRSAPVYKRIRDLTNDPEKYFYVFTNEHHRETYIEQEQGESANDRNDRAIRTAAKWYNKHLRKSANLKNLKVLFITNDRANKEKAVEEGIVAFTCEEYIKSLIANPELVDRLACVSDDKNDIENGRIIFLEHLPLSKLQQGIKSGIYLQGTFRASRDNFLEATVWVHGDSEENKEILLQGLRNINRAMHEDIVAVQLLEKDNWVAPSSVVLQDEGESDDISSVEEKEKLLQTAEKKCTKPSGKVVGIIKRSWRPYCGMLAKSQIKESTRHLFTPADRRIPRIRIETRQASTLEGQRIIVAIDGWPKNSRYPNGHFVKTLGAAGDKETETEVLLLEHDVPHQPFSQAVLSFLPQMPWSIKPEDMKHRKDLRHLYVCSVDPPGCTDIDDALHCRELENGNLEVGVHIADVSHFIRPGNALDQEAANRGTTVYLCEKRIDMVPELLSSNLCSLRSEVDRFAFSCVWELNNNAEIINTVFTKSVINSKASLTYAEAQMRIDSPNMNDEITKSLRLLNKLAKILKKRRIDNGALTLSSPEVRFHMDSETHDPIDLQTKELKETNSMVEEFMLLANISVAQKIYDEFPEYALLRKHPAPPPGNYDILVKAAISKNLEIKTDCAKALADSLDKAECLEFPYLNTLLRILATRCMMQAVYFCSGMDTDFHHYGLASPIYTHFTSPIRRYADVIVHRLLAVAVGADSTYPDLLNKHKQAEICKNINYRHKMAQYSQRASVAFHTQLFFKTKGIVNEDGYILFVRKNAIVVLIPKFGLEGTVFFEGRNKAKCHLIFNDEIPSLTVENTTFYMFDKVKVRISLDASNIQHQKICMDLVEPKIPGVASTENDQRNGEPVSKKSKLGK, encoded by the exons ATGTTGAAGTCAAAGACGTTTGTGAAGAAGACTCGTTCTGGCGGCATCTTAAAGGTGGTGAGAGAGCATTACCTGAGGGACGACATTACCTGCGGCTGCCATGGGTGTGCGGAGTGCCAGCAGGAGAGCCCGGTGCTGCAGATGGAGCCGGTGCTGCAGAGCGCCCTGTGTGACGCCCCCCACTACACCCTGCTGGACACTAATGTCTTACTGCAGCAG ATTGACATCCTTGAGGATCCTGTCATCCAGAATGTCATCATATTGCAGactgtcctccaggaagtgaggAATCGTAGTGCGCCAGTATACAAGAGAATAAGAGATCTGACTAATGATCCTGAGAAATATTTCTATGTATTCACCAATGAACACCATCG AGAAACTTACATAGAGCAAGAACAAGGGGAAAGTGCAAATGATCGAAATGACAGAGCAATCCGGACTGCAGCAAAATGGTATAATAAACATCTGAGGAAATCTGCAAATCTTAAAAACCTTAAAGTACTTTTCATAACAAATGACCGAGCTAACAAAGAGAAGGCGGTGGAGGAAGGAATTGTAGCATTTACAT gtgaagaATACATTAAAAGTTTGATTGCGAATCCTGAACTTGTTGATCGCCTTGCTTGTGTTTCTGATGACAAG AATGATATAGAAAATGGAAGAATCATTTTTTTAGAGCATCTCCCTCTGTCAAAGTTACAGCAGGGTATAAAATCTGGAATATATCTGCAAGGAACATTCAGGGCAAGCAGAGATAACTTTTTGGAGGCCACAGTCTGGGTTCATGGAGATTCAGAGGAGAACaaagag ATACTCCTGCAAGGATTGCGGAACATTAACCGAGCTATGCATGAAGATATTGTCGCTGTACAGCTACTGGAAAAAGACAATTGGGTGGCTCCATCATCTGTGGTCCTACAGGATGAAGGGGAGAGTGATGATATTAGTTCTGTAGAGGAAAAAGAAAAGCTG CTACAGACTGCTGAAAAAAAGTGTACAAAACCATCGGGAAAGGTTGTAGGAATCATAAAGAGAAGTTGGAGACCATATTGCGGCATGCTGGCCAAGTCACAGATTAAAGAG TCTACTCGGCACTTGTTCACACCAGCTGATCGACGGATTCCTCGCATACGCATAGAGACACGGCAAGCATCTACCTTGGAAGGGCAGAGAATCATAGTTGCAATCGATGGTTGGCCAAAGAATTCCAGATATCCTAAT GGTCACTTTGTGAAGACTTTGGGTGCAGCCGGTGATAAGGAGACAGAAACAGAAGTCTTGCTTCTAGAACACGATGTTCCCCATCAGCCATTCTCACAGGCTGTTCTCAGCTTCCTTCCTCAAATGCCATGGTCCATAAAGCCAGAG GACATGAAGCACAGGAAAGATCTGAGGCATCTGTATGTGTGTAGTGTAGATCCTCCTGGTTGTACTGACATTGATGATGCATTGCACTGCCGAGAGCTTGAAAATGGCAACCTTGAG GTTGGAGTTCATATTGCAGATGTAAGCCATTTTATTAGACCTGGAAATGCTCTGGACCAGGAAGCTGCTAACAGAGGAACTACAGTATACCTTTGTGAGAAG AGAATTGACATGGTCCCAGAACTTCTTAGTTCCAATCTATGTTCTTTAAGGTCAGAGGTGGACAG gtTTGCATTTTCCTGCGTTTGGGAGCTAAACAATAACGCAGAAATCATCAACACAGTATTTACCAAGAGTGTCATCAATTCAAAA GCTTCCCTTACCTATGCGGAAGCACAGATGAGAATTGATTCCCCCAACATGAATGATGAGATTACCAAAAGTCTCCGTCTGCTGaataaattagcaaagatttTGAAGAAGCGGAGAATAGATAATGG AGCCCTAACCCTTTCCTCACCTGAGGTTCGATTTCATATGGATAGTGAAACCCATGATCCCATAGACCTTCAGACCAAGGAACTGAA GGAAACCAATTCAATGGTTGAAGAGTTTATGTTGCTTGCAAATATTTCAGTGGCACAGAAAATTTATGATGAGTTTCCAGAATATGCTTTACTACGTAAgcacccagcaccaccaccaggGAATTATGATATTCTTGTAAAAGCTGCAATCTCTAAG AATTTAGAGATTAAGACAGACTGTGCCAAGGCTTTAGCAGACTCTTTAGACAAAGCAGAGTGTCTAGAGTTTCCTTATTTGAACACCTTATTAAGAATCCTGGCAACTCGCTGCATGATGCAGGCAGTATACTTCTGCTCTGGAATGGACACTGACTTTCATCACTATGGTCTAGCGTCTCCCATTTACACACATTTCACTTCACCCATCAGAAG GTATGCTGATGTCATAGTCCACCGGCTTCTTGCTGTAGCGGTGGGTGCGGACTCCACTTATCCAGATCTTCTAAATAAACATAAACAAGCAGAAATCTGCAAAAATATCAACTACAGGCATAAAATGGCGCAGTATTCACAAAGGGCGTCTGTTGCCTTTCACACTCAG CTGTTCTTTAAAACAAAAGGAATTGTGAATGAAGATGGATACATCTTATTTGTTAGGAAAAATGCAATCGTCGTTCTGATCCCAAAGTTTGGTTTAGAAGGCACAGTGTTTTTTGAGGGAAGAAACAAAGCAAAATGTCATCTGATTTTTAATGATGAG ATTCCTTCACTAACTGTGGAAAATACAACTTTCTACATGTTTGACAAAGTAAAAGTTAGAATTAGTCTGGATGCATCAAACATTCAGCACCAGAAAATCTGCATGGATCTAGTAGAGCCGAAG ATTCCAGGCGTTGCCTCAACTGAGAATGACCAAAGGAATGGTGAACCAGTATCCAAGAAGAGCAAGCTCGGAAAATAG